One genomic region from Delphinus delphis chromosome 14, mDelDel1.2, whole genome shotgun sequence encodes:
- the TPBG gene encoding trophoblast glycoprotein — translation MPGGCSRGPAAGDGRLRLARLALVLLGWVSSSSLPSSASSSTSSAFPVSAASAQPQLSGRCPPACECSEAARTVKCVNRNLTEVPADLPPYVRNLFLTGNQLAVLPAGAFARRPPLAELAALNLSGSHLEEVRAGAFAHLPSLRQLDLSHNPLADLSPFAFSGGNASVAAPSPLVELILNRIVPPAAKRQNRSFEGAVAAALRAGHALRGLRRLELVSNRLLYLPRDVLAQLPGLRHLDLRNNSLVSLTYVSFRNLTHLESLHLENNALKVLHNGTLAELQSLPHVRVFLDDNPWVCDCHMADMVAWLKETEVVQGKARLTCAFPEKMRNRVLLELNSSDLDCDPILPPSLQTSYVFLGIVLALIGAIFLLVLYLNRKGIKKWMHNIRDACRDHMEGYHYRYEINADPRLTNLSSNSDV, via the coding sequence ATGCCTGGGGGGTGCTCCCGGGGCCCCGCCGCCGGGGACGGGAGGCTGCGGCTGGCACGGCTGGCGCTGGTCCTCCTGGGCTGGGTCTCGtcgtcctccctcccctcctctgcgtCCTCGTCCACCTCCTCGGCGTTCCCGGTCTCCGCGGCGTCCGCCCAGCCCCAGCTGTCGGGCCGATGCCCCCCGGCGTGCGAGTGCTCCGAGGCGGCGCGCACCGTCAAGTGCGTTAACCGCAACCTGACCGAGGTGCCCGCGGACCTGCCCCCCTACGTGCGCAACCTCTTCCTCACCGGCAATCAGCTGGCAGTGCTCCCCGCCGGGGCCTTCGCCCGCCGGCCGCCGCTGGCCGAGCTGGCCGCGCTCAACCTCAGCGGCAGCCACCTGGAGGAGGTGCGCGCCGGCGCCTTCGCGCATCTGCCCAGCCTGCGCCAGCTCGACCTCAGCCACAACCCGCTGGCCGACCTCAGCCCCTTCGCCTTCTCGGGCGGCAACGCCAGCGTCGCGGCCCCCAGCCCCCTGGTGGAACTGATCCTGAACCGCATCGTGCCCCCTGCCGCCAAGCGGCAGAACCGGAGCTTTGAGGGTGCGGTGGCAGCGGCCCTGCGAGCAGGCCACGCGCTGCGCGGGCTCCGCCGCCTGGAGCTGGTCAGCAACCGCCTCCTCTACCTGCCCCGCGACGTCCTGGCCCAGCTGCCCGGCCTCAGGCACCTGGACCTGCGCAACAACTCGCTGGTGAGCCTGACCTATGTGTCCTTCCGCAACCTGACACACCTCGAAAGCCTCCACCTGGAGAACAACGCCCTCAAGGTCCTGCACAACGGCACCCTGGCAGAGCTGCAAAGCCTGCCTCACGTCAGGGTCTTCCTGGACGACAATCCCTGGGTCTGTGACTGCCACATGGCGGACATGGTGGCCTGGCTCAAGGAGACAGAGGTAGTGCAGGGCAAAGCCAGGCTCACCTGTGCATTCCCGGAAAAAATGAGGAATCGGGTCCTCTTGGAACTCAACAGCTCCGACCTGGACTGTGACCctatccttcctccatccctgcaGACGTCTTATGTCTTCCTGGGTATTGTTTTAGCCCTGATAGGCGCCATTTTCCTACTGGTTTTGTATTTGAACCGCAAAGGGATAAAAAAGTGGATGCATAACATCAGAGATGCCTGCAGGGATCACATGGAAGGGTATCATTACAGATATGAAATCAATGCGGACCCCAGGTTAACAAACCTCAGTTCTAATTCGGATGTCTGA